One Prolixibacteraceae bacterium DNA segment encodes these proteins:
- a CDS encoding mechanosensitive ion channel family protein, whose translation MFKNKFFRGFAHLFPAALFYNVSDFADADFHVVTNLLTEGTKIYLTLIIVYLIDRFLDTVLDIYNTYPFAKERPIKGYIQMVKIFMYVVAGIIVISILLDKTPSTILAGLGAMAAVLLLVFKDTILGFVASIQLAANHMLKIGDWIEMPSRMADGTVEDITLNTVKVQNWDKTITTIPTYAMISESVKNWRGMEESGGRRIKKSMFIDVNSVKLIDEERYNDLLKNKFIEEGETSYNNISNLTLYRKYTKNYLKNHPKINESMTLIVRQLQQTPYGMPLEIYAFCTIKEWGPYENIQSEIIETLLSALSHFGLKSYQYPTNLPKQ comes from the coding sequence ATGTTTAAGAACAAATTCTTTAGAGGATTTGCCCACCTATTTCCTGCCGCGCTATTTTATAACGTTTCTGATTTCGCAGATGCGGATTTCCATGTAGTGACCAACCTCTTAACCGAAGGTACAAAAATATATCTAACTTTAATTATTGTTTATCTTATTGACAGATTCTTAGATACAGTACTAGATATCTATAATACCTATCCATTTGCAAAAGAACGCCCTATTAAAGGATACATACAGATGGTTAAGATATTTATGTATGTAGTCGCTGGGATTATCGTCATATCCATTTTACTTGATAAAACACCATCTACTATTCTTGCAGGTTTGGGAGCTATGGCAGCAGTCCTACTATTAGTATTTAAAGATACAATCCTAGGGTTCGTAGCTAGTATCCAGCTCGCAGCAAACCATATGCTTAAAATTGGTGATTGGATTGAGATGCCCTCACGGATGGCTGATGGCACAGTGGAAGACATTACTCTCAATACAGTGAAAGTTCAGAATTGGGATAAGACAATCACCACTATACCAACTTATGCAATGATTTCTGAAAGTGTCAAGAATTGGCGAGGCATGGAAGAGTCTGGAGGCAGAAGAATAAAGAAATCAATGTTTATTGATGTCAATAGTGTAAAATTGATTGATGAAGAGAGATACAATGACCTGCTCAAAAATAAATTCATTGAAGAGGGAGAAACTTCTTATAACAACATTTCAAATCTCACTCTCTATCGTAAGTATACCAAGAACTACCTAAAGAATCATCCCAAGATCAACGAATCGATGACTTTAATTGTAAGACAATTGCAACAAACTCCTTATGGTATGCCATTAGAGATATATGCATTCTGTACAATAAAAGAGTGGGGACCCTACGAAAATATTCAATCAGAGATAATTGAAACCCTTTTGTCAGCACTCTCTCATTTTGGACTGAAATCTTATCAATATCCAACGAACTTACCCAAACAATAG
- a CDS encoding IgA Peptidase M64, with product MRLKSFYLLCAFIFSTLSSFSVEGSDFKDLFENNTVRFEFDLCGNADTTFAVIGNYYLEGVWAGSKTHLTNKLHYGNYELQLVSKAKGEILFSKGFSPLYQEWKSTAVAKVVTKSYLYNFRFPKPKQECVIKLIERQFDGTMLTLSENNFDPKSYFINSEKSEDYSTELIWGNGKNISHKVDVVMLAEGYTESEREKFISDCKRMTKALFSMAPYNEYKDAFNFVALFHPSLESGCDIPGKKLYKNTTYGSSFYTFDIPRYLTARDMKKIYKDAAIVPYDQIYVLVNTDNYGGGGFYNSINLTSVDHKLSEEVFIHEFGHGFAGLADEYYTSSTAFDEAYYSLDVEPWEPNITTMVDFSGKWKDLVKGETPIPTPRSKKYKNTIGAFEGGGYMSKGVYSPRQDCRMKTNTSKGFCAVCQRSIARVIEQYQ from the coding sequence ATGCGGCTAAAGTCATTTTACTTGCTATGTGCATTCATTTTTTCTACGCTATCATCATTCTCTGTAGAAGGTTCTGATTTCAAAGATCTGTTTGAAAATAACACTGTACGTTTTGAGTTTGATTTATGCGGAAATGCTGATACTACATTTGCTGTTATTGGTAATTACTATCTAGAAGGTGTTTGGGCTGGATCTAAGACCCATTTAACGAATAAACTTCATTATGGTAACTATGAGCTACAACTTGTATCTAAAGCCAAAGGTGAGATTCTTTTTTCAAAGGGATTTAGTCCTCTATATCAAGAGTGGAAGAGCACTGCGGTGGCTAAGGTTGTAACAAAGTCATATCTATATAATTTTCGTTTCCCTAAACCCAAACAGGAATGTGTTATTAAACTTATTGAACGTCAATTTGATGGAACAATGCTTACCCTTTCAGAAAACAACTTTGATCCGAAGAGTTATTTTATCAATAGTGAAAAATCAGAGGACTATTCTACTGAGCTTATTTGGGGTAATGGTAAAAATATATCCCACAAAGTAGATGTTGTGATGTTAGCGGAAGGTTATACCGAATCTGAGAGAGAAAAGTTTATATCTGATTGTAAAAGGATGACGAAAGCTCTATTTAGTATGGCTCCTTACAACGAGTATAAGGATGCTTTTAATTTTGTTGCTCTTTTCCATCCCTCATTGGAAAGCGGCTGTGATATTCCAGGAAAGAAATTGTATAAGAATACAACTTATGGATCTTCATTTTATACTTTTGATATTCCACGTTATTTAACCGCAAGAGATATGAAAAAGATTTATAAAGATGCCGCTATTGTTCCTTATGATCAAATATATGTATTGGTGAATACTGACAACTACGGAGGAGGAGGTTTTTATAATTCTATCAATTTAACTTCTGTTGATCACAAGTTGTCCGAGGAGGTATTTATTCATGAGTTCGGACATGGTTTTGCTGGATTAGCGGATGAGTATTATACCTCTTCTACTGCTTTTGATGAGGCTTATTATAGTTTAGATGTGGAGCCGTGGGAACCAAATATCACCACCATGGTTGATTTTAGTGGTAAGTGGAAAGATCTTGTAAAGGGAGAAACTCCAATCCCAACCCCTCGCAGTAAAAAATATAAAAATACTATTGGAGCCTTTGAAGGTGGAGGTTACATGAGTAAAGGAGTCTATTCACCTAGACAAGATTGTCGTATGAAGACAAACACGAGCAAAGGATTCTGTGCAGTTTGTCAGAGATCCATTGCACGTGTAATTGAGCAATATCAATAG
- a CDS encoding toxin-antitoxin system YwqK family antitoxin, which produces MRRRETAILLLLILLSPLAKAQKQGINQCDKNGLKTGEWIAKRENGSIKYKGYFTQGHPVGKLYRYYPDGKTKAILDFSITGDTTQAFFIYPNGKKAAQGEYIKKKKNGTWRTFATSGQVISVLNFKDNQLDGTAKTFYENGNLKTMSIWRDDNLNGNKFEYYKEGALLSRSQYKNGIEFGIHRMLYRDGKVRFEGSVEQGLKQGPWRYYKTNGELQCELRYKDDKLLNPETLEGISQDIIPTKEESKNKALDPNDFKYNPMEYIQSIRKTQNRF; this is translated from the coding sequence ATGAGGAGAAGAGAGACGGCAATCTTATTACTTCTGATTTTATTAAGCCCATTAGCCAAAGCACAAAAACAAGGAATTAATCAGTGCGACAAGAACGGGTTAAAAACAGGGGAATGGATTGCAAAAAGAGAAAATGGTTCGATAAAATATAAAGGATATTTTACACAAGGACATCCCGTGGGTAAATTGTATAGATACTACCCAGATGGAAAAACAAAAGCAATATTAGATTTCTCTATTACAGGAGATACAACACAGGCTTTCTTTATCTATCCTAATGGGAAAAAAGCTGCACAAGGGGAGTATATTAAAAAGAAAAAAAATGGTACTTGGAGAACTTTCGCCACTTCCGGACAAGTAATATCTGTACTTAATTTTAAAGATAATCAACTTGACGGTACAGCAAAGACTTTTTATGAGAACGGGAACCTAAAGACAATGTCTATATGGAGAGATGATAATCTGAATGGGAACAAGTTTGAATATTACAAAGAAGGAGCACTTTTGAGTAGATCTCAATATAAAAATGGGATCGAATTTGGTATTCATAGAATGCTATATCGTGATGGTAAAGTTCGATTTGAAGGAAGTGTTGAACAAGGGCTGAAACAAGGCCCGTGGAGATATTACAAAACCAATGGAGAGCTCCAATGTGAGCTAAGATACAAAGATGATAAACTCTTAAATCCAGAAACTTTAGAAGGAATTTCACAAGATATTATTCCAACAAAAGAGGAGTCGAAGAACAAAGCCCTCGACCCCAATGATTTTAAGTATAACCCAATGGAATATATACAATCAATAAGAAAGACACAAAATAGGTTCTAA
- a CDS encoding right-handed parallel beta-helix repeat-containing protein: MKLSFSWILFIVLLGNSFTSMANKTLQLDVYPTSKKGMVSGNNIFFSIEEARNYIRTLSKEKRNRDIEVFVHNGTFFLSNTVVFDLRDSGIGGNKITYRAAPNEQPIFSSGIAVASWTPLKKRVNGLKSECQGKIWVANFPDNVDSVRVLYDGSKRLLRSRSHGFNHKMQKAPRFASRNIAKQKDRFLLKKMPFPEGLIQKGDQWSDIEFVFCPVPWAHNIIGVDSVDFDNHIAWLKYEANSAPFTTPKDHHPAYAENAIRFLDSPGEWYADHKNRKIYYWPKNHKPSGGEVIPTLTELFKVEGKVNYNSLKDIPVKNIYFDGLTFSYGNRYDWWKGHKGWGIQHDWDKFDCPNALLRFRAAESCGVTNCRFTNSGNSAIRLDLYAQDIQITNNLIDHVGHMGILLAGYGPGKKDVNKNNHIENNIIDHCGEVIYHGHAIFMWQSGNNYVGHNLIQNCPRKAIGICGVRAPIFIEGESVDWDEASKTLRWSEIDQKLRSKKGVTQESILPYLHAKNNVVEYNDIYRTRVKIGDGASLNVSGAGEGNIMRKNMLVEVVGNGMRTDDWQRGTCFESNIIASGGVVHKGCNHLKNNIFLNSTVRFTSYPRQVKKSGAEVVHNIFYFDNRAVVPYSSRKIKQFTTPFDICENKQNLFWCTTDQNIEKDFLNKMQMHKDFEKGSVVSDPLFVKALPKYRRLRKEDIQLKASSPAYKIGFEKIDNMSIGLKSNYPMILSSKVMASVNRRLISTEAKVTYSSVDRTSKSYESLLLSSGSEKNVEYVFESKKEKNPYLQLDLGVLKRIDAMKIISTHRNGLTANREMTVWISSDGDRWREVWCNDIDEIKVGRSWDIILDSPLKAQYIRVGLKGSGKLCMKNLQLYQNL; this comes from the coding sequence ATGAAACTATCTTTTAGCTGGATATTGTTTATTGTTCTTTTAGGGAACAGTTTCACTTCCATGGCAAATAAAACACTTCAATTAGATGTATATCCCACGTCAAAGAAAGGAATGGTGTCAGGTAATAACATATTTTTCTCTATAGAGGAGGCTCGTAATTATATTCGAACCTTGTCTAAAGAGAAACGAAATAGGGACATAGAAGTGTTTGTTCATAATGGGACCTTCTTTTTATCTAATACCGTTGTCTTTGATCTAAGAGATAGTGGCATAGGAGGGAATAAAATAACTTATAGAGCAGCTCCTAATGAGCAACCAATATTTTCTTCTGGGATCGCCGTGGCTTCGTGGACTCCATTAAAAAAGAGGGTAAATGGGCTTAAATCAGAATGTCAAGGAAAGATCTGGGTTGCAAATTTCCCTGACAATGTAGATTCTGTAAGAGTTCTTTATGATGGAAGTAAAAGATTGCTACGCTCAAGAAGCCATGGGTTTAATCATAAAATGCAAAAAGCACCACGTTTTGCAAGTAGAAATATTGCAAAACAAAAAGACCGTTTTTTATTAAAAAAGATGCCTTTTCCTGAAGGTTTGATACAGAAGGGAGACCAGTGGAGTGATATAGAATTTGTTTTTTGTCCTGTCCCTTGGGCTCACAATATTATTGGGGTCGATTCAGTTGATTTTGATAATCATATTGCATGGCTAAAGTATGAAGCAAATTCAGCTCCATTTACTACTCCTAAGGACCACCATCCTGCATATGCAGAAAATGCTATTCGTTTTTTAGATAGTCCAGGGGAGTGGTATGCAGATCATAAAAATAGAAAAATATACTATTGGCCTAAGAATCATAAACCTTCCGGCGGAGAGGTTATTCCTACGTTAACGGAGTTGTTTAAAGTAGAAGGAAAGGTGAATTACAATAGCCTAAAGGATATCCCAGTAAAGAATATCTATTTTGATGGGTTAACTTTCAGCTATGGAAATAGATATGATTGGTGGAAAGGACACAAAGGTTGGGGTATACAGCATGACTGGGATAAGTTTGATTGTCCTAATGCACTGTTAAGGTTTAGGGCTGCAGAGAGTTGTGGGGTGACTAATTGTAGGTTTACGAACTCAGGAAACTCTGCAATTCGTTTAGATTTATATGCTCAAGATATCCAAATAACCAACAATCTAATTGATCATGTAGGGCATATGGGGATTCTTCTTGCTGGTTATGGCCCAGGAAAAAAAGATGTAAACAAGAATAATCATATTGAGAACAATATTATTGATCATTGTGGTGAAGTAATTTACCATGGTCATGCGATCTTTATGTGGCAGAGTGGTAATAACTATGTAGGTCATAACTTGATTCAGAACTGTCCTCGTAAAGCAATTGGAATTTGTGGGGTTCGTGCGCCTATTTTTATAGAGGGAGAATCAGTGGATTGGGACGAAGCATCCAAAACACTAAGATGGAGTGAAATAGATCAAAAATTGAGATCAAAGAAAGGAGTTACTCAGGAATCTATCCTTCCATACTTACATGCAAAAAACAATGTAGTTGAGTATAATGATATATACCGTACAAGAGTTAAGATCGGTGATGGTGCCTCTTTAAATGTCTCTGGTGCAGGAGAAGGAAATATTATGCGCAAGAATATGTTAGTGGAAGTCGTTGGTAATGGAATGAGAACCGATGATTGGCAACGTGGTACTTGTTTCGAAAGCAATATCATCGCAAGTGGAGGTGTGGTACATAAGGGGTGTAATCATCTAAAGAATAATATTTTTTTAAACTCTACGGTTCGTTTTACGTCATACCCTAGACAAGTAAAGAAATCTGGAGCTGAGGTGGTTCATAATATATTCTATTTTGATAATAGAGCAGTGGTTCCATATTCTTCGAGAAAGATCAAACAATTTACAACGCCATTTGATATTTGTGAGAACAAACAAAACTTATTTTGGTGTACAACAGACCAGAACATTGAGAAGGATTTCTTGAACAAGATGCAGATGCATAAAGATTTCGAAAAGGGATCGGTTGTTTCAGATCCTCTTTTTGTTAAAGCATTACCAAAATATCGAAGATTAAGAAAAGAGGACATCCAACTGAAAGCGTCTTCTCCAGCTTATAAGATTGGATTCGAGAAGATTGACAATATGTCCATTGGCTTAAAATCGAATTACCCAATGATACTTTCCTCTAAAGTGATGGCATCCGTGAATCGTAGACTTATTTCAACGGAGGCTAAAGTAACATACTCTTCTGTTGATAGAACTTCAAAGAGCTATGAGTCTCTTCTACTTTCTAGTGGTTCAGAAAAAAATGTTGAGTATGTATTTGAATCGAAGAAAGAGAAAAACCCATATCTTCAATTAGACCTAGGTGTTTTGAAGAGAATTGATGCAATGAAGATTATTAGTACGCATCGTAACGGATTAACAGCAAATCGAGAGATGACTGTATGGATTAGTAGTGATGGGGATAGATGGAGAGAGGTTTGGTGTAATGATATAGATGAAATAAAAGTTGGTAGATCATGGGATATCATATTAGATTCTCCATTAAAAGCGCAATATATAAGAGTCGGATTAAAGGGAAGTGGTAAACTGTGTATGAAGAACCTTCAATTATACCAAAACTTATGA
- a CDS encoding ISAs1 family transposase: protein MKENLVDPRDTRGKKHDLEFVLVGITLSIITGNTLLSEISRFLENYHSILRKIVGLPKCKPISYSQLRRIISFLASTNYQEVQSSYFGWQNTKDDDDWISLDGKELRGTIAKSLGQKRGLNIVYGISQKDKISTAATFYEGAKESEITTVRELLNDLSLASSNLTFDALHTQFETLEKCESAKGIYIAQVKNNQKNLNVELRNHEQSSVEFMSLSIDNKGHGRKETRTYSFYDIRKVTLDEKWVHCGIKSLIKVDRDRLIVNSNKRSIETSYYISNRDCNEIHPHKYAKAIRGHWTIEMSNYIRDVLFSEDNIRCSNRNQAKGMAILITTVVNLIQRNKPKNIKAQREKFLSDIRKMASLFVI, encoded by the coding sequence TTGAAAGAAAATTTAGTAGATCCTAGAGATACACGAGGGAAGAAGCATGATTTAGAGTTTGTCCTTGTAGGTATCACTCTATCAATTATTACTGGAAATACCTTGCTGTCTGAGATTTCTCGTTTTCTAGAGAATTATCATTCTATATTACGCAAGATCGTTGGACTGCCAAAATGTAAACCTATATCATATAGTCAATTACGTCGTATAATATCCTTTTTAGCTTCAACTAATTATCAAGAGGTTCAATCAAGCTATTTTGGATGGCAGAACACAAAAGATGATGATGACTGGATTTCTTTAGATGGCAAAGAGCTACGAGGAACAATAGCTAAGAGTCTAGGGCAAAAACGAGGTCTAAATATTGTATACGGCATAAGTCAAAAGGATAAAATATCTACAGCCGCAACATTTTATGAAGGAGCTAAAGAAAGTGAAATAACGACGGTAAGAGAGCTCTTAAATGATCTATCTTTGGCATCTTCGAACTTAACATTTGATGCGCTTCATACACAGTTTGAGACTCTTGAGAAATGTGAAAGTGCCAAAGGAATCTACATTGCACAAGTAAAGAATAACCAAAAGAATTTGAATGTAGAATTACGGAATCATGAACAGTCAAGTGTTGAGTTTATGAGCCTTTCAATTGATAATAAAGGACATGGAAGAAAAGAAACAAGAACTTACTCTTTTTATGACATCAGAAAGGTTACACTTGATGAAAAGTGGGTTCATTGTGGAATCAAGAGTTTAATTAAAGTCGATAGAGATCGCCTAATAGTAAACTCGAATAAAAGGTCGATAGAAACCTCATATTATATTAGTAACCGAGATTGTAATGAAATACATCCACATAAATATGCGAAAGCTATTAGGGGACACTGGACGATAGAAATGAGTAATTATATAAGAGATGTTCTATTCTCTGAAGATAATATACGATGCTCCAATAGAAATCAAGCAAAAGGAATGGCAATATTAATTACAACGGTAGTTAATTTAATACAACGAAATAAACCTAAAAACATTAAGGCTCAGAGAGAAAAGTTCTTATCTGATATTAGAAAGATGGCTTCTCTTTTTGTCATTTAA
- a CDS encoding DUF4974 domain-containing protein has protein sequence MKREESKIEDVIIDHIQGDHSDETSQRVMDWIDETPENMEKLKQVNLLYNLSHDLDKRYNHNESLENILTQNRLNKYLKGISLYKRLLAACVILLIGVTSLFVVSAYLSEYTYVHIETEVGNRTHTILPDGTSVFLNSRSSIIYSCDGGIRSVILDGEGYFDVASTGDPFEVISKNQKVVVTGTQFNIEAYSEDPYITTTLIEGSIELNIADKILKMTPNQQVRVDSKGRYVFNKGVQTTDCKAWIEDKMILRDQSFASICMKLERRYQIRISFNDSKLAGYKFTGIFKKEGLPEIISILCDISNATYYKDNDGYHIEPKKLQ, from the coding sequence GTGAAGAGAGAAGAATCGAAAATAGAAGACGTTATAATAGATCATATTCAAGGAGATCATTCTGATGAGACTAGTCAGAGAGTTATGGATTGGATTGATGAAACTCCTGAAAATATGGAAAAGTTAAAGCAGGTAAATTTGCTTTATAATTTATCTCATGACCTAGATAAACGGTATAATCATAATGAGTCATTAGAAAATATTTTAACACAAAATAGGCTTAATAAATATCTGAAGGGCATCTCTTTGTATAAGAGACTTTTGGCAGCATGCGTTATTCTTTTAATTGGTGTCACTTCTTTATTTGTTGTTTCTGCTTATCTGTCAGAATATACTTATGTACATATTGAAACGGAAGTAGGAAATAGAACTCACACTATCTTACCTGATGGAACATCCGTTTTTCTAAATTCTAGAAGTAGTATTATTTATAGTTGTGATGGCGGCATCCGTAGTGTTATTCTTGATGGTGAGGGGTATTTTGATGTAGCTTCCACCGGAGACCCTTTTGAAGTTATTTCGAAGAATCAAAAAGTCGTTGTTACAGGAACTCAATTTAATATTGAAGCCTATTCTGAAGATCCCTATATCACTACTACATTAATTGAGGGAAGTATTGAACTAAACATTGCAGATAAGATTCTTAAGATGACTCCAAACCAGCAGGTACGAGTAGACTCTAAAGGTCGATATGTTTTTAATAAAGGAGTGCAAACCACTGATTGTAAAGCATGGATTGAGGACAAAATGATTTTAAGAGACCAAAGTTTTGCCTCTATCTGTATGAAGTTAGAACGTCGATATCAAATCCGAATATCATTTAATGATAGCAAACTCGCTGGGTATAAGTTTACCGGTATTTTCAAAAAAGAGGGACTTCCTGAGATAATATCTATCCTATGCGATATAAGCAATGCAACCTATTATAAAGATAACGACGGCTATCATATTGAACCAAAAAAACTACAGTAA